The Lactuca sativa cultivar Salinas chromosome 2, Lsat_Salinas_v11, whole genome shotgun sequence genome includes a window with the following:
- the LOC111903503 gene encoding protein translocase subunit SECA2, chloroplastic-like, whose product MSQSMGLDELQRLVEEQAEMYPLGPCIAIAYLSILKDCEIHCFHEGLEVKRLGGLHVIGTSLHESRRIDNQLRGRAGRQRDPGSTRFMVR is encoded by the exons ATGAGCCAGTCAATGGGTTTAGATGAACTGCAAAGGCTTGTGGAAGAACAGGCAGAGATGTACCCTCTTGGTCCTTGCATTGCAATTGCCTATTTATCGATTCTAAAGGACTGTGAGATTCATTGCTTTCATGAAGGATTGGAAGTCAAACGACTTGGTGGTCTCCATGTCATTGGGACATCTTTGCATGAGTCCCGAAGAATTGATAATCAG CTTCGTGGCAGAGCAGGAAGGCAAAGAGATCCTGGATCAACACGCTTCATGGTTAGGTAA